The following are from one region of the Corylus avellana chromosome ca1, CavTom2PMs-1.0 genome:
- the LOC132166011 gene encoding pentatricopeptide repeat-containing protein At2g17033-like, translated as MMVVLGGSLKLPFPSPLPCNPHKAPPQKPTLLLPKCALTKQAHRFLSTLTTTSTTLGDPSATDKLIRKFVGSSPKSVALHTLSHLLSPRTSHPHLSSLALPLYTRITETSWFSWNPKLVAELVALLDKQGHYNEWERLISEAVSKLEQRERELVHFYCELVESHSKRSSKRGFEASYAQLNQLLRSSASVYVKRRCYESMVGGLCEMGRPREAENVFEEMRVRGLKASRFEFRSVLYAYGRLGLFEDMQRIVRQMENEGLGIDTVCSNMVLSAYGAHDKLAEMASMLRKMKALSIPFSVRTYNSVLNSCPRIMAMLEVINGLPLSIEELSGVLNGDEALVVEELVGSCSVLEEVMEWDSLEAKLDLHGMHLGSAYLIMLQWLEELRHCLKDEKHVIPGQVTVVCGSGKHSNVRGKSPVKGLVRNMLVRMKSPMRNDRKNNGCFIGKGKVVRDWLC; from the exons ATGATGGTAGTATTAGGAGGCAGTCTTAAACTGCCTTTCCCGTCGCCATTACCATGCAACCCTCACAAAGCACCGCCACAAAAACCAACTCTTTTGTTGCCCAAATGCGCACTAACCAAACAAGCCCACCGCTTCCTCTCCACCCTGaccaccacctccaccacctTGGGAGATCCCTCAGCCACAGACAAGTTAATACGCAAATTTGTGGGAAGTTCACCAAAATCCGTAGCTCTACACACCCTCTCCCATCTACTCTCCCCACGCACCTCCCACCCCCACCTCTCCTCCCTCGCCCTCCCC TTGTACACGAGAATCACTGAAACCTCTTGGTTCAGTTGGAACCCAAAGCTGGTAGCGGAGCTCGTGGCATTGCTTGATAAACAAGGCCATTACAATGAATGGGAAAGGCTGATTTCTGAAGCCGTTTCGAAGTTAGAGCAGCGAGAGCGAGAGCTCGTTCATTTCTACTGCGAATTGGTGGAGTCTCACTCCAAGCGAAGTTCAAAGCGAGGATTTGAGGCTTCTTACGCTCAACTGAATCAGCTTCTTCGTAGCTCCGCCTCTGTTTACGTCAAACGTCGATGTTACGAATCAATGGTCGGGGGGTTGTGCGAAATGGGTCGGCCTCGCGAGGCGGAAAACGTGTTTGAAGAAATGCGCGTGAGAGGGCTGAAAGCGTCGCGGTTTGAGTTCAGGTCTGTTTTGTATGCGTATGGGAGATTGGGATTGTTTGAAGATATGCAGAGAATCGTGCGCCAAATGGAGAACGAAGGTTTGGGTATAGACACTGTCTGTTCGAACATGGTTCTTTCGGCATATGGAGCTCATGACAAGCTGGCAGAAATGGCTTCGATGCTTCGGAAAATGAAAGCTTTAAGCATTCCCTTCTCAGTCAGGACGTACAACTCGGTCTTGAATTCATGCCCAAGAATCATGGCAATGCTAGAAGTCATCAATGGTCTACCGCTTTCCATTGAGGAGCTGAGTGGGGTTTTGAATGGTGATGAGGCTTTGGTGGTGGAAGAATTGGTTGGGTCATGTTCTGTTTTGGAGGAGGTAATGGAGTGGGATTCTTTGGAAGCTAAGTTGGATTTGCATGGAATGCATTTGGGTTCGGCCTACTTGATAATGTTGCAGTGGTTGGAGGAGTTGCGCCACTGTTTGAAGGATGAGAAGCATGTAATTCCAGGGCAGGTTACCGTGGTCTGTGGGTCGGGAAAGCATAGCAATGTTAGAGGTAAATCGCCGGTGAAGGGTTTGGTTAGAAATATGTTGGTTCGGATGAAGAGTCCAATGAGGAATGATAGGAAGAACAATGGTTGTTTTATTGGCAAGGGGAAAGTTGTGAGAGACTGGTTATGTTGA
- the LOC132182533 gene encoding pentatricopeptide repeat-containing protein At2g17033-like has protein sequence MMVVLGGSLKLPFPSPLPCNPHKAPPQKPTLLLPKCALTKQAHRFLSTLTTTSTTLGDPSATDKLIRKFVGSSPKSVALHTLSHLLSPRTSHPHLSSLALPLYTRITETSWFSWNPKLVAELVALLDKQGHYNEWERLISEAVSKLEQRERELVHFYCELVESHSKRSSKRGFEASYAQLNQLLRSSASVYVKRRCYESMVGGLCEMGRPREAENVFEEMRVRGLKASRFEFRSVLYAYGRLGLFEDMQRIVRQMENEGLGIDTVCSNMVLSAYGAHDKLAEMASMLRKMKALSIPFSVRTYNSVLNSCPRIMAMLEVINGLPLSIEELSGVLNGDEALVVEELVGSCSVLEEVMEWDSLEAKLDLHGMHLGSAYLIMLQWLEELRHCLKDEKHVIPGQVTVVCGSGKHSNVRGKSPVKGLVRNMLVRMKSPMRNDRKNNGCFIGKGKVVRDWLC, from the exons ATGATGGTAGTATTAGGAGGCAGTCTTAAACTGCCTTTCCCGTCGCCATTACCATGCAACCCTCACAAAGCACCGCCACAAAAACCAACTCTTTTGTTGCCCAAATGCGCACTAACCAAACAAGCCCACCGCTTCCTCTCCACCCTGaccaccacctccaccacctTGGGAGATCCCTCAGCCACAGACAAGTTAATACGCAAATTTGTGGGAAGTTCACCAAAATCCGTAGCTCTACACACCCTCTCCCATCTACTCTCCCCACGCACCTCCCACCCCCACCTCTCCTCCCTCGCCCTCCCC TTGTACACGAGAATCACTGAAACCTCTTGGTTCAGTTGGAACCCAAAGCTGGTAGCGGAGCTCGTGGCATTGCTTGATAAACAAGGCCATTACAATGAATGGGAAAGGCTGATTTCTGAAGCCGTTTCGAAGTTAGAGCAGCGAGAGCGAGAGCTCGTTCATTTCTACTGCGAATTGGTGGAGTCTCACTCCAAGCGAAGTTCAAAGCGAGGATTTGAGGCTTCTTACGCTCAACTGAATCAGCTTCTTCGTAGCTCCGCCTCTGTTTACGTCAAACGTCGATGTTACGAATCAATGGTCGGGGGGTTGTGCGAAATGGGTCGGCCTCGCGAGGCGGAAAACGTGTTTGAAGAAATGCGCGTGAGAGGGCTGAAAGCGTCGCGGTTTGAGTTCAGGTCTGTTTTGTATGCGTATGGGAGATTGGGATTGTTTGAAGATATGCAGAGAATCGTGCGCCAAATGGAGAACGAAGGTTTGGGTATAGACACTGTCTGTTCGAACATGGTTCTTTCGGCATATGGAGCTCATGACAAGCTGGCAGAAATGGCTTCGATGCTTCGGAAAATGAAAGCTTTAAGCATTCCCTTCTCAGTCAGGACGTACAACTCGGTCTTGAATTCATGCCCAAGAATCATGGCAATGCTAGAAGTCATCAATGGTCTACCGCTTTCCATTGAGGAGCTGAGTGGGGTTTTGAATGGTGATGAGGCTTTGGTGGTGGAAGAATTGGTTGGGTCATGTTCTGTTTTGGAGGAGGTAATGGAGTGGGATTCTTTGGAAGCTAAGTTGGATTTGCATGGAATGCATTTGGGTTCGGCCTACTTGATAATGTTGCAGTGGTTGGAGGAGTTGCGCCACTGTTTGAAGGATGAGAAGCATGTAATTCCAGGGCAGGTTACCGTGGTCTGTGGGTCGGGAAAGCATAGCAATGTTAGAGGTAAATCGCCGGTGAAGGGTTTGGTTAGAAATATGTTGGTTCGGATGAAGAGTCCAATGAGGAATGATAGGAAGAACAATGGTTGTTTTATTGGCAAGGGGAAAGTTGTGAGAGACTGGTTATGCTGA